The DNA sequence TCAGCCAACTTATCGCAGGATCAGAGGGAACACTCGGCATTTGCACAGAAATAACCATGCATATCAGTAAAAAGCCGATGCACACAGCCCTAGGTTTGCTGTACTTTCATAATCTCATTACAGCCATGCATGCTGTCATGCCACTTTTAAGCCATCAACCTCTTGCAATTGAAATGATTGATCATCAAATTATTGATGCAGGAAGACGATCTCCCCCGCTTAAAAATAAGCTTGAGTGGCTCAGAACAGATGCCAAAATCCTTATTTTTGTTGAATTTGATGCCCAAACTCTAGAAGAACTCAATCAAAAGCTGAAGCAATTCCAAGACGATATTTTGACACGCTCAATTTGTGATCATTTGCATATTTTAACAAATGCCAGCCAAATCGCGCATGTTTGGGAAATGCGTAAAGCAGGACTTGGCTTACTTTTATCTAAGCGCTCCTATAGTCGTGCCATTGCCTTCATAGAAGATGTCGCCGTTCCCCCCGAAAATTTAGCCTCTTTTATGCAAAAACTCACCACCTATCTGCAAAGCCAAGGAAAAGAAGCTGGCATTTACGGACATGTGGGAGCCGGATGCATGCATGTCAGACCTTATATGGACCTTCGAAATCCCAAAGAACTGCAAAAAATGCAGCAAATCATGGATGCCGTCTCTTCATTAGTTCTAGAAGAAGGTGGTTCTATGAGTGGAGAGCATGGCGATGGTCGTGTCAGATCATGGTTGCATGAAAAAATGTTTGGAGAAAAAATTGTGCATGCCTTTCAAGAGCTGAAAACAGCCTTTGATCCCGATTTGCGGATGAACCCAGGCAAAATTGTTTTTCCGACACCCTTTCTAGAAGACCTCCGTCAAGGCCCTCAAATGCAACCATCCATAGTCTCTCCGTTTCTCGACTTCACCAGAGAAGGGGGATTTGATTTGTCTGTTGATTTATGCAATGGGAATGGACGCTGTCGCAAAGGCGAAGGTACGATGTGTCCATCCTTTCAAGCCACTCAAGACGAATACGATACTACACGGGCTCGTGCACAGGCTTTACGCGCGCTTATTCGCGGAGATCTTGCCAATTCAACACCCTCCAATGCGGAAGTTCATGCTGTTTTAGATCTGTGCCTAGAGTGTAAAGGATGCAAAACAGAATGCCCCTCACAGGTCGATATGGCTAAAATGAAAGCCGAGATGACTTATCAGTATCAGCAAAAACATGGAATTCCTCTACGAAGCCGCCTTTTCGGTCAAATTGGTCGAGTCAATTGGCTGCTTTCCCACATGCCAACGTTTTTTAATTGGCTCCTCGCCAAGCAATGGTTTAAAAACTTGCAAACTTGGGGAGGCATTGCTTTTGAGCGTTCTCTACCACCCTTGAATACAATCCGCTTTTCTACTTGGTTTAAAAAATATACTCAACCGACCGGCTTGGACAAACAAGTCGTACTTTTTAATGACACCTTCACAGAATTCAATGAATTAAATATTGGCCAATCCGCGGTTAAGGTATTAAATGCCTTGGGATATTTTGTCATTTTGCCAGCATGGCAATGTTGTGGAAGACCTTTGATTTCTAAAGGAATGCTAGTTCAAGCGCGTGAAAAAGCGGATGCTTTGATTCAAAGTTTATCTCCTCTTGCTGAAAAAGACCTTTTCATTATTGGATTAGA is a window from the Parachlamydia acanthamoebae genome containing:
- a CDS encoding FAD-binding and (Fe-S)-binding domain-containing protein; amino-acid sequence: MQFKELEKDLKTHLSGDVHFDEISRKIYSVDASIYEIDPIGIVLPRSKEDLIEAVKIAKKHRIPIIPRGAATGITGGCIGKALILDTSKYLNRILHIDYANESVTCEPGVVQDVLNATLASHGYRLGPDTSTGNRATLGGMLANNSAGARSLRYGKMVDHVQSVELLLACGSLMTCQMVDEESFNQKQTLDNSEGRIYRTLHNIRQNDAEEIELRFPKIPRRVSGYNLDELIKPFPLNISQLIAGSEGTLGICTEITMHISKKPMHTALGLLYFHNLITAMHAVMPLLSHQPLAIEMIDHQIIDAGRRSPPLKNKLEWLRTDAKILIFVEFDAQTLEELNQKLKQFQDDILTRSICDHLHILTNASQIAHVWEMRKAGLGLLLSKRSYSRAIAFIEDVAVPPENLASFMQKLTTYLQSQGKEAGIYGHVGAGCMHVRPYMDLRNPKELQKMQQIMDAVSSLVLEEGGSMSGEHGDGRVRSWLHEKMFGEKIVHAFQELKTAFDPDLRMNPGKIVFPTPFLEDLRQGPQMQPSIVSPFLDFTREGGFDLSVDLCNGNGRCRKGEGTMCPSFQATQDEYDTTRARAQALRALIRGDLANSTPSNAEVHAVLDLCLECKGCKTECPSQVDMAKMKAEMTYQYQQKHGIPLRSRLFGQIGRVNWLLSHMPTFFNWLLAKQWFKNLQTWGGIAFERSLPPLNTIRFSTWFKKYTQPTGLDKQVVLFNDTFTEFNELNIGQSAVKVLNALGYFVILPAWQCCGRPLISKGMLVQAREKADALIQSLSPLAEKDLFIIGLEPSCILTIQDDFQDLTQQAQDQIKKIKGLCLTFDEFISKHLEKEAFPTKTSTETPLKLHVHCHQKALVGTSPSLAILKSLPNHQVELIQAGCCGMAGSFGYEKEHYGISMKIGELHLFPAIRQAPEDTKIIANGMSCRAQIKQGTNKKAQHLAEFLADILNV